Proteins found in one Solitalea lacus genomic segment:
- a CDS encoding RidA family protein, protein MKSIVKTENAPAPIGPYNQAVWAGNMLFVSGQIAIVPETNEIVSGDINKEAHQVMKNLSAILEAAGLTFENVVKTGIFLKNMSDFAIVNEVYGSYFSGNYPARETVEVACLPKNVNVEISVVAVKL, encoded by the coding sequence ATGAAGTCTATAGTAAAAACAGAAAATGCGCCTGCACCAATTGGGCCTTATAATCAGGCTGTATGGGCAGGGAATATGTTATTTGTATCCGGACAAATTGCAATTGTACCTGAAACCAATGAAATTGTATCTGGTGATATAAATAAAGAAGCTCATCAGGTTATGAAAAATTTGAGTGCGATTTTGGAAGCCGCAGGTTTAACTTTTGAAAACGTGGTTAAAACAGGTATTTTCTTGAAAAACATGAGCGATTTTGCGATCGTTAATGAAGTTTACGGAAGCTATTTCAGTGGAAATTATCCTGCTCGTGAAACTGTTGAGGTAGCGTGCCTGCCCAAAAATGTGAATGTCGAAATATCTGTTGTTGCTGTAAAACTTTAA
- a CDS encoding M28 family peptidase has product MKKVSLLIAALAFGALSSYGANPDSVAVSRIYGEILENGKVYSNLHYLCKNFGPRLSGSPTAQKAVEWSKSLMESYGFDRVYLQEVMVPHWDRGAKEKAFFKIGNTKQNVSVAALGGSVATNSKGIEAEVVEVYSFDQLKEIGEEKIKGRIVFFNRPMSQRYLKTFNAYGAAVNQRTQGASEAAKYGAVGVIVRSVTTKVDEFPHTGSVGYADNVAKIPAAAISTRDANALSEALKANPKLTFYYQLNCKILPDAVSYNVIGEIKGAVYPEKIITIGGHLDAWDLAEGAHDDGAGSMQSVEVLHAFKALGIKPKHTIRAVLFMNEENGLRGGLKYAEVAKQTGEQHLAAIESDSGGLTPRGFSIDASGDVVERVMNWKSIFDEYDLREIGGGGGTGSDIGPLKQVGAVLFGLRPDSQRYFDYHHAQTDVFENVNERELKLGAAAMTALVYLIDQNGLK; this is encoded by the coding sequence ATGAAGAAAGTAAGTTTATTGATAGCTGCATTGGCTTTTGGGGCCTTAAGTAGTTATGGAGCTAATCCTGATTCAGTTGCTGTAAGTCGTATTTATGGAGAAATTCTGGAAAACGGAAAAGTATATTCTAATCTGCATTATTTATGCAAAAACTTTGGGCCGAGGTTAAGTGGTTCTCCAACAGCACAAAAAGCTGTTGAATGGTCCAAATCCCTTATGGAGTCTTACGGGTTTGACCGCGTTTACCTGCAAGAAGTAATGGTTCCGCATTGGGATAGAGGAGCTAAGGAAAAAGCATTTTTTAAGATTGGAAATACTAAACAGAATGTTTCTGTTGCCGCTTTGGGAGGTTCAGTTGCTACTAATTCCAAAGGAATAGAGGCTGAAGTTGTGGAAGTTTATTCCTTTGATCAGTTGAAAGAAATAGGAGAAGAAAAGATTAAAGGCAGAATAGTTTTCTTTAATCGCCCAATGAGTCAACGGTATTTAAAAACCTTTAATGCATACGGCGCTGCTGTAAATCAACGAACCCAAGGGGCTTCTGAAGCTGCAAAGTACGGAGCTGTGGGTGTGATTGTTCGGTCAGTGACTACCAAGGTTGATGAATTTCCTCATACAGGTTCAGTAGGGTATGCTGATAATGTTGCTAAAATTCCAGCTGCTGCTATCAGTACTCGCGATGCAAATGCACTTAGTGAGGCGTTAAAGGCTAACCCGAAATTAACATTCTACTATCAGCTAAATTGTAAAATACTACCTGATGCAGTTTCTTATAATGTCATTGGTGAAATTAAGGGGGCTGTCTACCCTGAGAAAATTATTACTATTGGAGGGCATTTAGATGCGTGGGATTTGGCAGAAGGCGCACATGATGATGGCGCAGGATCAATGCAATCTGTGGAAGTGCTGCATGCCTTTAAAGCATTAGGAATAAAACCAAAACATACAATTAGGGCCGTATTATTTATGAATGAAGAAAATGGTTTACGCGGAGGCCTGAAATATGCAGAGGTTGCCAAGCAAACTGGGGAGCAACATTTGGCCGCTATTGAGTCTGATTCAGGAGGGTTAACTCCTCGTGGTTTTTCAATAGATGCATCAGGTGATGTAGTGGAGAGGGTTATGAACTGGAAATCTATTTTTGACGAATACGATTTGCGTGAAATTGGAGGAGGGGGAGGAACTGGATCTGATATTGGCCCACTTAAACAAGTAGGGGCGGTATTATTCGGTTTACGGCCTGATTCACAGCGTTATTTCGACTATCATCATGCTCAAACCGATGTGTTTGAAAATGTAAATGAAAGAGAATTAAAGTTGGGTGCCGCTGCTATGACAGCGTTGGTTTACTTAATTGATCAAAACGGCTTAAAATAG
- a CDS encoding DUF4136 domain-containing protein has translation MKKRISYPQTLFLLLAFVLSSTTAYAQTVKIYRDSLFDFSKIKTYKFRPGKVMLNGDTIDRAQANNNMLAAFQNNFFQHHLNFDAKNGQLTFTFIGGIQSQESLASYGQQIKLPKGVIESSTEEWKNDDRPQGVLILALMNPKTNKPVWVSVGYDRFFTRDSQRVIDAMFKESFENFPNIGKYLPKSTSVKNKTKAPVKKKGR, from the coding sequence ATGAAAAAAAGAATATCTTATCCACAAACTCTGTTTCTTTTACTGGCGTTTGTATTGAGTTCAACAACTGCCTACGCTCAAACTGTAAAAATTTACCGCGACTCACTATTTGATTTTTCAAAGATCAAAACCTACAAATTCAGGCCTGGCAAAGTTATGCTGAACGGTGATACTATCGATCGAGCACAAGCCAACAACAACATGCTAGCTGCTTTTCAAAACAATTTTTTCCAACATCATTTAAACTTCGATGCCAAAAATGGACAGTTAACTTTCACTTTCATAGGTGGAATCCAATCGCAGGAAAGCTTAGCAAGTTACGGTCAGCAAATAAAACTACCTAAAGGAGTAATTGAAAGCTCAACTGAAGAGTGGAAAAACGATGATCGCCCGCAAGGAGTATTAATTTTAGCGCTGATGAACCCCAAAACCAATAAACCTGTTTGGGTATCAGTGGGCTACGACCGTTTTTTTACACGTGATTCGCAGCGGGTAATAGATGCCATGTTTAAGGAGTCCTTTGAAAATTTTCCAAACATAGGTAAGTACTTACCAAAAAGTACTTCTGTGAAAAACAAAACGAAAGCACCGGTAAAAAAGAAAGGCCGTTAA
- a CDS encoding MFS transporter has product MLTETKKSAEIVSNSDAFAALRFPQFRFYLVARFCLTFALQMKAVIIGWFIYSLTKDPLSLGFIGLAEAIPALSIALFGGYVADRSDKRNLLIVVISIIFLAAAVLFILTLPAMHLKINSKSLVFIIYSLVFIDGLARGFFAPAAFSLMASLIPKELYPNSSSWNSSSWQLAAVIGPAAGGLIYGFYGISITMAIVLVFMLLAILGIAMLKPDPAKPVVKKESIWSSLEEGIRFVFSTKMMLGAMALDMFSVFFGGAVALLPVFANDILKVGAEGLGILRAAPSAGAVISMLIMTRFTPAVRPWRNLIIAVVGFGVATILFGLSQSFYLSIFFLFLVGAFDSISVIIRSTIFQMLTPDHMRGRVSAVNTMFIGSSNEIGAFESGVTAKWMGATVSVVFGGSMTLLIVAFAYLKTRSLLPLRLVGKEFK; this is encoded by the coding sequence GTGTTGACAGAAACTAAAAAATCCGCTGAAATAGTATCAAATTCAGACGCTTTTGCTGCATTACGATTTCCTCAATTCAGATTCTATTTAGTAGCCCGATTTTGCCTGACATTTGCTTTGCAGATGAAAGCGGTAATTATTGGTTGGTTTATTTATAGTTTAACTAAGGACCCATTGTCACTGGGATTTATCGGCTTGGCTGAAGCTATTCCAGCCCTTTCAATAGCCTTATTTGGAGGTTATGTGGCTGACCGGTCAGATAAACGGAACTTATTGATTGTAGTAATTTCGATTATTTTTTTGGCTGCAGCAGTTTTGTTTATCCTAACATTGCCTGCCATGCACTTGAAGATCAATTCGAAAAGTCTGGTATTCATTATTTACTCTTTGGTATTTATTGATGGATTAGCGCGAGGCTTCTTTGCTCCGGCGGCGTTTTCATTAATGGCCTCATTGATCCCCAAAGAATTATATCCTAATTCATCCTCCTGGAACAGCTCGAGCTGGCAATTGGCAGCAGTAATTGGTCCGGCGGCGGGTGGACTGATTTATGGTTTTTATGGCATTTCCATAACTATGGCCATAGTTTTAGTGTTTATGCTATTAGCAATTTTAGGAATAGCAATGTTGAAGCCAGATCCAGCTAAGCCGGTTGTGAAAAAGGAATCGATCTGGAGTAGTTTGGAAGAAGGAATAAGGTTTGTTTTTAGTACAAAAATGATGTTGGGAGCAATGGCTCTTGATATGTTTTCTGTATTTTTTGGAGGAGCAGTGGCATTGTTGCCAGTATTTGCTAATGACATCTTAAAAGTGGGTGCTGAGGGATTGGGAATATTAAGAGCGGCTCCCTCGGCAGGAGCGGTTATTTCAATGCTGATTATGACCCGATTTACACCTGCTGTTCGCCCTTGGAGAAACTTGATAATTGCTGTTGTTGGTTTCGGAGTCGCTACGATTCTATTCGGACTTTCTCAAAGTTTTTACCTCTCCATTTTCTTTTTGTTTTTAGTTGGAGCGTTTGATAGTATAAGTGTGATTATCAGATCAACTATTTTTCAAATGCTAACTCCGGATCATATGAGGGGAAGAGTATCTGCGGTTAATACCATGTTTATTGGCTCATCTAATGAGATTGGTGCATTTGAATCAGGGGTAACAGCAAAGTGGATGGGTGCCACAGTGTCGGTAGTTTTTGGAGGCAGCATGACATTACTCATTGTTGCTTTTGCCTATTTAAAAACCAGGAGCTTATTGCCATTACGTTTAGTAGGGAAAGAGTTTAAATAA
- a CDS encoding LuxR C-terminal-related transcriptional regulator: protein MGRKGKDTASVFQQKLNALIAIEDDLPSVIIIHNLETMAVEYISPRGEQILGFSLEDLKSLGKEYHTKFFNPEDVADYLPKILNLIQSNSLNDKIISYFQQARASEQHDWRWYLSTTKIFLRDGNQKPTHIITSASPIDPKHHITTKVNRLLEENNFLRRHEKVFAALSKREKEILRYMALGENSQEIAAQLHISEKTVVTHRRNIRTKLDIQSSYDITKFAQAFDLI, encoded by the coding sequence ATGGGCAGAAAAGGCAAGGATACAGCTTCAGTATTTCAACAAAAATTAAACGCCTTAATCGCTATTGAAGACGATTTGCCATCCGTTATAATAATTCATAACCTAGAAACTATGGCAGTTGAATACATTTCGCCCAGGGGAGAACAGATTTTAGGCTTTTCACTTGAAGATTTGAAGAGTTTAGGCAAAGAATATCATACCAAATTTTTTAACCCAGAAGATGTGGCAGATTATCTTCCGAAGATTCTAAACTTAATTCAAAGTAATTCCCTCAATGATAAAATAATCAGCTATTTTCAGCAAGCTCGGGCATCGGAACAACATGATTGGAGATGGTATTTAAGTACTACAAAGATTTTTCTCCGTGATGGTAACCAAAAGCCAACCCATATCATTACATCAGCCTCTCCTATTGATCCCAAGCATCATATTACAACGAAGGTGAATCGCTTGCTTGAAGAGAACAACTTCTTAAGAAGACATGAAAAAGTATTTGCTGCACTTTCTAAACGGGAAAAAGAAATTTTAAGATACATGGCGCTTGGAGAAAACTCGCAAGAGATTGCCGCTCAACTTCATATTTCAGAAAAAACGGTAGTTACTCACCGAAGAAACATTAGAACAAAACTTGATATACAATCAAGTTACGACATCACCAAATTTGCCCAAGCATTTGATTTGATTTAA
- a CDS encoding EamA family transporter yields MEQKQQYKYFLAGFISPVIWGFFAIVLRNLSLFPAQQILDYRIFTSLAVLVLVILIFRKRQLRADIYHYKENVANKSHLWRIVILSCILLTGNWLSFIYVINNVSVQAGAFAYMVCPLLTAIGAFLILKEPLSKLKWLAIGISLISSAILGWGHLSDVLWSFFVAILFAGYLIAQRSIQGFDKLNLLGIQLLISCVFILPLELLNPHEIPASFNFWINIVIIAVVFTIIPLFLSLFAMIKIPASTAGILIYVNPIIAFAVAYFYFHEGFSLQKLISYSLLAIAVMLFNLEYIKKLLPVMKLEK; encoded by the coding sequence TTGGAGCAAAAACAACAGTATAAATATTTTTTAGCCGGATTTATTTCTCCGGTAATTTGGGGTTTCTTTGCCATTGTGCTAAGAAACCTCAGTCTTTTTCCAGCTCAGCAGATCCTGGATTACCGCATCTTTACTTCACTCGCTGTTTTAGTGCTGGTTATTCTGATATTCAGAAAAAGACAATTGAGAGCGGATATTTATCATTATAAAGAGAACGTTGCCAACAAAAGCCACCTCTGGAGAATCGTTATTCTATCCTGTATATTGCTTACAGGCAATTGGTTGTCGTTTATTTATGTTATAAACAATGTGAGTGTTCAAGCTGGAGCATTTGCTTATATGGTTTGTCCATTACTGACAGCAATTGGCGCTTTCCTGATTTTAAAGGAACCGCTAAGTAAATTAAAATGGCTTGCCATTGGAATAAGTCTGATAAGTTCAGCTATTTTGGGATGGGGGCATTTAAGTGATGTACTTTGGTCTTTTTTTGTAGCTATATTATTTGCCGGATATCTTATAGCGCAGCGTAGTATTCAAGGGTTTGACAAACTAAACTTGTTAGGAATACAGTTATTGATTTCCTGTGTTTTTATCCTGCCTTTAGAGCTATTGAACCCGCATGAAATTCCAGCATCTTTCAATTTTTGGATAAACATTGTAATCATAGCAGTTGTATTTACGATTATACCTTTGTTTTTAAGTTTGTTTGCTATGATTAAAATTCCAGCGTCAACAGCCGGAATTCTTATCTATGTTAATCCAATTATTGCTTTTGCTGTTGCTTATTTCTATTTCCACGAGGGATTTTCTCTGCAAAAATTGATATCATACAGTTTGCTGGCAATTGCAGTAATGCTTTTCAATTTGGAGTACATTAAGAAACTTCTTCCCGTTATGAAATTGGAGAAATAA
- the recG gene encoding ATP-dependent DNA helicase RecG has protein sequence MERKSFFETPIEYLKGVGPSKAEILKKELGIFTYGDLIYHYPFRYIDRTRFYRISEISPDLQYIQIKGVITGTQLIGDARKKRLVATLADDHGGHLELVWFQGIKFVEKNIQIGRPYIVFGKPNFFNHKPNLPHPELELLSESKKEFQTALQPVYSSTEKLKLFFLDSKGLMKLIYTVLQQGAHFIDETLPEEVLSQYKFMSKREALAQIHFPSDSRLLQRAQSRLKFEELFLIQLRLLFNKQVKKRLYNGSTFSVVGELFNSFYNHHLPFDLTTAQKKVVREIRQDTYSGLQMNRLLQGDVGSGKTVVALMTMLLAADNGYQSCMMAPTEILAVQHYHSLRGMLKNMNIEVGLLTGSTKKKERTRLFEALLSGELKLLVGTHALIEDGVQFQNLGMVIIDEQHRFGVEQRAKLWRKNNNPPHILVMTATPIPRTLAMTLYGDLDVSVIDELPAGRKPITTLHKFENHRLRLFGFLKEEIARGRQVYIVYPLIEESEKLDYLDLMNGYEHISNTFPAPQYRVSIVHGKMKAAEKDMEMERFKNGETHIMVATTVIEVGVNVPNASVMVIENAEKFGLSQLHQLRGRVGRGAEQSYCILMSSHKLSSEAKIRLDTMVQTNNGFEISEVDLRLRGPGNLEGTQQSGVLDLKLADLAKDQQILIEARSCVERILDEDPSLIMEKNKKLKYYFENKGVSEITWEKIS, from the coding sequence GTGGAAAGAAAGAGCTTTTTTGAAACACCGATAGAATACTTAAAGGGCGTTGGCCCTTCAAAGGCTGAGATTCTGAAAAAAGAACTCGGTATTTTTACTTATGGAGACTTAATTTATCATTATCCGTTTAGGTATATTGACAGAACACGGTTCTACCGAATCTCAGAGATAAGTCCTGATTTACAATATATTCAAATTAAAGGGGTGATAACAGGCACGCAACTAATTGGAGATGCTCGAAAGAAAAGATTAGTTGCAACCCTTGCTGATGATCATGGGGGGCATTTAGAATTGGTTTGGTTTCAGGGGATTAAATTTGTTGAAAAGAATATTCAAATTGGTCGGCCATATATTGTTTTCGGGAAACCTAATTTCTTTAACCATAAACCCAATCTGCCTCATCCCGAACTCGAATTATTATCTGAAAGCAAAAAGGAATTCCAAACAGCTCTTCAACCAGTTTATTCGTCAACAGAAAAACTGAAACTTTTTTTTCTGGATAGTAAGGGATTAATGAAGCTGATTTATACGGTTTTGCAGCAAGGTGCTCATTTTATTGATGAAACACTTCCAGAGGAAGTCTTGAGTCAGTACAAGTTTATGTCTAAGCGTGAAGCTCTTGCTCAAATCCATTTTCCATCAGACTCTCGTTTACTGCAACGCGCTCAAAGCCGTTTAAAATTTGAAGAGTTGTTTCTCATTCAATTGAGATTATTATTCAATAAACAAGTAAAAAAGAGACTGTATAATGGAAGTACTTTTTCTGTAGTTGGTGAGCTTTTCAATTCATTTTATAATCATCATTTACCATTTGATTTAACAACTGCGCAGAAGAAAGTTGTCCGCGAAATTCGTCAGGACACCTATTCCGGACTTCAAATGAACAGACTATTGCAAGGCGATGTAGGAAGTGGAAAAACGGTAGTAGCTCTCATGACCATGTTGCTTGCAGCTGATAATGGCTATCAGTCTTGTATGATGGCACCAACTGAGATCTTGGCTGTTCAGCATTATCATTCTTTAAGAGGAATGCTGAAGAATATGAACATTGAAGTAGGTCTATTAACCGGTTCAACAAAGAAAAAGGAAAGAACTCGATTGTTTGAAGCATTGTTGAGCGGTGAGCTGAAGTTATTGGTGGGAACGCATGCTCTTATTGAAGACGGAGTTCAATTTCAGAATCTGGGGATGGTAATTATAGACGAGCAACATCGTTTTGGCGTTGAACAAAGAGCTAAATTATGGAGGAAGAATAATAATCCTCCGCATATTTTGGTCATGACAGCCACACCAATTCCTCGTACACTGGCAATGACCTTATATGGAGATTTAGATGTTTCAGTGATAGATGAGTTGCCTGCAGGTAGAAAGCCCATTACAACCTTACATAAATTTGAGAACCATCGCTTGCGATTATTCGGCTTTTTGAAAGAAGAAATTGCCCGGGGCCGTCAGGTTTATATTGTTTATCCTTTAATTGAGGAGTCAGAGAAATTGGATTACCTCGACTTAATGAATGGGTATGAGCATATATCCAATACTTTTCCTGCTCCACAGTACAGAGTTAGCATTGTGCACGGCAAAATGAAGGCTGCAGAAAAGGATATGGAAATGGAGCGGTTTAAAAATGGTGAAACCCATATTATGGTGGCAACTACGGTAATTGAAGTTGGAGTAAATGTACCTAACGCCTCGGTAATGGTAATTGAAAATGCAGAAAAGTTTGGATTGTCTCAATTGCATCAGTTAAGAGGGCGTGTGGGAAGAGGTGCTGAACAGTCGTATTGCATTTTAATGAGTAGTCATAAATTATCATCTGAAGCCAAAATAAGATTAGACACCATGGTACAAACAAATAATGGGTTTGAAATTTCTGAAGTTGATCTTCGATTACGTGGTCCGGGCAACCTGGAGGGCACACAACAAAGTGGAGTGTTGGATTTGAAACTGGCGGATCTGGCTAAAGATCAGCAAATTTTGATTGAAGCCCGGAGTTGCGTTGAACGAATTTTAGATGAGGATCCATCATTAATTATGGAAAAGAATAAGAAGCTAAAGTATTATTTTGAAAATAAAGGAGTTTCTGAAATAACTTGGGAGAAAATTTCGTAA